A single genomic interval of Flavobacterium sp. N2820 harbors:
- a CDS encoding pseudouridine synthase → MHHHFLIHKPYGYLSQFIYQLKRNKKLLGELYDFPENTMAIGRLDEDSEGLLLLTTDGMMSEIVRSKKVEKEYYAQVDGIITEEAVELLRNGVEIGFHGKKYITKKCKASILEVIPNLGERGKKIRDERHGPTSWVSITLTEGKFRQVRKMTSAVGFPTLRLVRVRVGNIHLKDLKAGEVLEVSGFDV, encoded by the coding sequence ATGCACCATCATTTCCTTATTCATAAGCCTTATGGCTATTTATCGCAGTTTATTTACCAACTCAAACGCAATAAAAAATTATTAGGTGAATTATATGATTTTCCTGAAAACACGATGGCAATTGGTCGTTTAGATGAGGATTCTGAAGGCTTACTTTTGTTAACAACCGACGGCATGATGAGTGAGATTGTGCGAAGTAAAAAAGTAGAAAAAGAATACTATGCACAAGTTGACGGAATAATAACTGAAGAAGCCGTTGAACTACTTAGAAACGGTGTAGAAATTGGTTTTCATGGAAAAAAGTACATCACTAAAAAATGCAAAGCATCTATTTTAGAAGTGATTCCAAACTTAGGGGAACGCGGAAAAAAGATTCGAGATGAGCGTCACGGTCCAACCTCTTGGGTTTCGATAACTTTAACCGAAGGTAAATTCCGTCAAGTACGAAAAATGACATCTGCAGTTGGTTTTCCTACGCTGCGATTGGTTCGAGTGCGTGTGGGAAACATTCATTTGAAGGATTTGAAAGCCGGTGAAGTTTTGGAGGTTAGTGGTTTTGACGTATAA
- a CDS encoding dienelactone hydrolase family protein: MKYIYIILLLATMNSFGQLVKVDYTDGNQKLEGFFIKAQQANPKNIGVIVLPAWMGVDAHAKESAEALAKLGYHAFVADIYGVGNNPKNTGEAGKNAGFYKNNPVEYQKRIQLAIDQLVKAGADKNQIAVIGYCFGGTGAIEAARGNLNVKGVVSFHGGLGKAESSPTNEVKTKVLVLHGADDPYVPAKEIEAFQNEMRETKADWQMIYYANSVHAFTHKDAGSDNSKGAAYNELADKRSWEAMKTFFMEIF; encoded by the coding sequence ATGAAATACATTTACATTATCTTACTCTTAGCAACAATGAATAGTTTTGGACAATTAGTCAAAGTAGATTACACTGACGGTAATCAAAAATTAGAAGGTTTTTTTATCAAAGCACAACAAGCCAATCCAAAGAATATTGGTGTCATCGTTTTACCCGCTTGGATGGGTGTCGATGCACATGCTAAAGAATCTGCAGAAGCGTTGGCTAAACTGGGTTATCATGCATTTGTAGCCGATATTTATGGTGTAGGTAATAACCCAAAAAATACAGGCGAAGCTGGAAAAAATGCAGGTTTCTACAAAAACAATCCAGTGGAATATCAAAAAAGAATTCAATTAGCAATTGACCAATTAGTGAAAGCTGGTGCTGATAAAAATCAAATCGCGGTAATTGGGTATTGTTTTGGTGGAACAGGTGCTATTGAAGCGGCAAGAGGAAATTTAAACGTAAAAGGTGTAGTTTCTTTTCATGGTGGTTTAGGGAAAGCTGAAAGTAGTCCAACAAATGAAGTTAAAACGAAAGTATTAGTGTTACATGGTGCAGATGACCCTTATGTTCCAGCAAAAGAAATTGAAGCGTTTCAAAACGAAATGCGTGAAACCAAAGCCGATTGGCAAATGATTTACTATGCAAATTCGGTTCATGCTTTTACACATAAAGATGCCGGAAGCGATAACAGCAAAGGCGCTGCTTACAACGAATTAGCCGACAAAAGAAGTTGGGAAGCGATGAAAACGTTTTTTATGGAGATTTTTTAA
- a CDS encoding acyl-CoA thioesterase — protein sequence METANTVKASKITLSELMLPSHSNFSGKIHGGYLLKLMDQIAFACASKYSGCYCVTASVDTVDFLNPVEIGELVTLKASVNYVGKTSMVVGIRVTSEHIQTGIKKHCNSSYFTMVAKDELGNNVKVPKLIISNMEEVRRFYDSINRIENKKKYKELEMTFDYHSTEALKNLQNYNVVVSEKLSK from the coding sequence ATGGAAACTGCCAATACTGTTAAAGCATCAAAGATTACGTTATCAGAACTTATGCTGCCATCCCACTCCAACTTTAGTGGAAAAATTCATGGTGGCTATTTGCTAAAATTAATGGACCAAATTGCCTTTGCTTGCGCTTCAAAATATTCGGGATGCTATTGTGTAACAGCTTCTGTTGATACCGTTGATTTCTTAAATCCGGTTGAAATTGGCGAATTAGTTACATTGAAAGCCTCCGTAAATTATGTGGGTAAAACTTCTATGGTTGTAGGCATTCGAGTAACATCAGAACATATACAAACAGGGATTAAAAAACATTGTAATTCGAGTTATTTTACAATGGTTGCCAAAGACGAATTGGGAAATAATGTAAAAGTTCCAAAATTGATTATTTCTAATATGGAAGAAGTGCGTCGATTTTATGACAGCATCAATCGTATTGAAAATAAAAAGAAATATAAAGAACTTGAAATGACATTTGATTATCATTCCACCGAAGCATTAAAAAATTTACAAAATTATAATGTTGTAGTTTCTGAAAAACTTAGTAAATAA
- a CDS encoding FG-GAP-like repeat-containing protein, with protein MKKTLLLIGILLGSFSFAQNTCGTAVNVSAGLHVVGTLDGTASTLACDGNVNTQTTPFSEWYSYTPSINYTVTITTDLAINSGGDTNFNVYSGTCGALICHDGDDDSGTIGNGYLSIATFSAMAGTTYYIAFDNKWSAAGFTFELIENTYTPPIPTPVSFTAQVVPTISGAYTNCAVDMNGDYLDDIVAVSSTNVQIHYQQASGGFTNSTITTTAADFLPSWSIAAGDIDKNGFNDLVYGGGSGVTFMKANATGTGFTEVSGSQYVFSQRSNMVDINNDGQLDVFVCHDVDPNVYYLNDGTGNLTFYQGGLGDHAEGGNYGSVWVDYDNDGDQDLFIAKCRGGASTAKVNELHQNNGSGVFTDVSVISNMADPVQTWSSAWNDFDNDGDMDALVGASSTADGTHKLMRNNGNGTFTDITAGSGWDTNTSLNIEHITYDFDNDGFADVMGGGNKIMRNNGDMTFTPFTIGFTPGPVGDFNNDGFVDIQSGSTIFYSNGNTNNWIKFNLQGIQSNRNGIGARVEIYGPWGKQIRDVRSGEGFRNMSSLNVHFGIGTATAITQVVILWPSGTVDVINNPSINSSLTIIEGSSPLSLAENSNSKIILYPNPTATTLSISNTEMLNIKDISIISTLGKVVKKGKLTNGNIDVSDLSEGLYILAIETEDGKKYAESFLKKN; from the coding sequence ATGAAAAAAACATTACTTTTAATAGGAATTCTTCTTGGAAGTTTTTCTTTTGCTCAAAATACCTGTGGAACAGCAGTAAACGTTTCCGCTGGCTTACATGTAGTTGGTACTTTAGACGGAACTGCATCAACATTAGCTTGTGACGGAAACGTTAATACACAAACTACTCCTTTTTCTGAATGGTATAGCTACACCCCTAGTATTAATTATACCGTAACTATTACAACTGATTTAGCCATTAACTCTGGTGGAGACACTAACTTTAATGTCTATTCTGGAACTTGTGGAGCGCTAATTTGTCATGATGGAGATGACGATAGTGGAACGATTGGAAATGGATATTTATCAATAGCTACTTTTTCTGCGATGGCTGGAACTACTTATTACATTGCTTTTGACAATAAATGGAGTGCCGCCGGATTTACATTTGAACTAATTGAAAACACATACACTCCACCAATACCAACTCCTGTAAGTTTTACAGCACAGGTTGTCCCAACAATTTCGGGAGCATATACAAATTGTGCTGTGGATATGAATGGAGACTATTTAGACGATATTGTGGCTGTTTCTTCAACTAATGTTCAAATTCATTATCAACAAGCTTCTGGTGGTTTTACTAATAGCACAATAACAACAACTGCGGCTGATTTTCTACCATCTTGGAGTATTGCGGCTGGTGATATAGACAAAAATGGATTTAATGATTTGGTATACGGCGGTGGTAGTGGTGTTACTTTTATGAAAGCCAATGCAACGGGTACAGGATTTACAGAAGTTTCAGGTTCGCAATATGTTTTTTCACAACGGTCTAATATGGTGGACATCAATAATGACGGCCAATTAGATGTTTTTGTTTGTCATGATGTGGATCCAAATGTATATTATTTAAATGATGGCACTGGCAACTTAACATTTTATCAAGGTGGTTTGGGAGATCACGCTGAAGGAGGAAATTATGGCTCTGTTTGGGTAGATTATGATAACGACGGAGACCAAGATTTATTCATTGCAAAATGTAGAGGTGGTGCTTCAACGGCTAAAGTAAATGAGCTACACCAAAATAACGGAAGTGGTGTTTTTACAGATGTTTCGGTAATTTCTAATATGGCTGACCCTGTTCAAACTTGGTCATCTGCATGGAATGATTTTGATAATGATGGTGATATGGATGCACTAGTTGGTGCTAGTTCTACAGCTGACGGAACGCATAAATTAATGCGAAATAATGGCAATGGTACTTTTACAGATATTACTGCGGGTTCAGGTTGGGATACAAATACTAGTTTAAATATTGAACACATTACGTATGATTTTGACAATGATGGATTTGCAGACGTTATGGGAGGTGGAAATAAAATTATGAGAAACAATGGTGACATGACTTTTACTCCTTTTACTATTGGTTTTACTCCAGGTCCTGTAGGCGATTTTAATAATGATGGTTTTGTAGATATTCAAAGTGGTTCAACCATTTTTTATAGTAATGGAAATACTAATAATTGGATAAAATTCAATCTACAAGGCATACAAAGCAATAGAAATGGAATTGGAGCTAGAGTAGAAATTTATGGACCTTGGGGAAAACAAATTAGAGATGTTCGAAGCGGTGAAGGATTTAGAAATATGAGTTCATTAAATGTTCACTTTGGTATTGGAACTGCAACTGCAATTACTCAAGTTGTTATTTTATGGCCTTCAGGAACCGTAGATGTTATCAATAACCCATCTATCAATAGTTCATTAACAATTATCGAAGGTTCAAGTCCTTTGAGTCTTGCGGAAAATAGCAACTCAAAAATCATTTTATATCCTAATCCAACGGCTACTACATTAAGTATTTCTAATACTGAAATGTTAAACATTAAGGATATATCAATTATTTCAACTTTAGGAAAAGTAGTTAAAAAAGGAAAATTAACTAACGGAAATATCGATGTTTCTGACTTATCAGAAGGTTTATACATCTTAGCTATTGAAACGGAAGATGGTAAAAAATATGCGGAAAGTTTTTTAAAGAAAAACTAA
- a CDS encoding peptidylprolyl isomerase produces the protein MENGIYAKFNTAKGVILVKLTHDLTPGTVGNFVGLAEGQLENSARPMGKPYYDGLKFHRVIPDFMIQGGCPQGQGTGGPGYNFDDEFHPNLKHDKPGVLSMANAGPGTNGSQFFITHVPTNWLDGKHTVFGHVVEGQDVVDAVAGDDALESIEIIRVGEEAQKWNAVEAFRTFEGSREKRIAEQKKMAEEALEKLAAGFQKTDSGLRYQIIQKGNGTQAEKGKKVSVHYQGALENGQVFDSSYKRKQPIDFQLGVGQVIEGWDEGIALLKVGDKARFVIPSYLGYGSRGAGGVIPPDATLVFDVELMDVK, from the coding sequence ATGGAAAACGGAATATACGCTAAATTTAACACGGCTAAAGGTGTTATTTTAGTAAAATTAACACACGATTTAACGCCAGGAACAGTGGGTAACTTCGTAGGATTAGCAGAAGGTCAATTAGAAAATTCGGCACGTCCAATGGGAAAACCTTATTATGACGGATTAAAATTTCACCGTGTAATTCCTGATTTTATGATACAAGGTGGTTGTCCTCAAGGGCAAGGAACAGGTGGTCCTGGTTATAACTTTGACGATGAGTTTCACCCCAATTTAAAACATGACAAACCAGGCGTTTTGTCTATGGCTAACGCTGGACCTGGAACGAATGGTTCTCAATTTTTTATTACACATGTTCCTACGAATTGGTTAGATGGAAAACACACTGTTTTTGGACATGTAGTAGAAGGACAAGATGTAGTAGACGCTGTTGCTGGTGATGATGCTTTAGAAAGTATTGAAATCATTAGAGTAGGAGAAGAAGCTCAAAAATGGAACGCAGTAGAAGCTTTCAGAACTTTTGAAGGTTCTAGAGAGAAAAGAATTGCAGAACAAAAAAAAATGGCAGAGGAAGCTTTGGAAAAATTAGCCGCTGGTTTTCAAAAGACTGATAGTGGTTTGCGTTACCAAATTATCCAAAAAGGGAATGGTACACAAGCTGAAAAAGGTAAAAAAGTATCAGTGCATTATCAAGGCGCATTAGAAAACGGACAAGTTTTTGATTCTTCATACAAAAGAAAGCAACCAATCGATTTCCAATTAGGCGTTGGACAAGTAATTGAAGGTTGGGACGAAGGTATTGCTTTGTTAAAAGTAGGAGATAAAGCCCGTTTTGTGATTCCTTCTTATTTAGGATATGGCTCTAGAGGTGCTGGAGGAGTAATTCCACCTGATGCTACTTTAGTATTTGATGTAGAATTGATGGATGTAAAGTAA
- the rplS gene encoding 50S ribosomal protein L19, with protein sequence MSNLVDFVNSEFVAKKDFPAFGAGDTITVYYEIKEGEKTRTQFFKGVVIQRRGTGATETFTIRKMSGSVGVERIFPVNLPALQKVEVNQRGKVRRARIYYFRDLTGKKAKIKERRYKN encoded by the coding sequence ATGTCAAATTTAGTTGATTTCGTGAATAGCGAATTTGTTGCAAAAAAAGATTTCCCTGCTTTCGGAGCTGGTGATACTATCACTGTATACTACGAAATTAAAGAGGGTGAAAAAACTAGAACTCAGTTCTTCAAAGGAGTTGTAATCCAAAGAAGAGGTACTGGAGCAACTGAAACTTTTACCATTCGTAAAATGTCAGGTTCTGTTGGTGTTGAGCGTATCTTCCCAGTAAACTTACCAGCTTTACAAAAAGTTGAAGTGAACCAAAGAGGTAAAGTTCGTAGAGCTCGTATCTACTACTTTAGAGACCTTACAGGTAAAAAAGCAAAAATTAAAGAAAGAAGATACAAAAACTAA
- a CDS encoding TonB-dependent receptor: protein MKYFYTLLVVILSTLVQAQTSKGKIINSEGIAISDVYVQNIQNKSHAHSNYKGEFNLENSKIGDSISISHKNFDEKRTVIIEAGIYTLIPKAVSLKEVVITNELNHLHEISKIDLKTNPVNSPQELLRIVPGLFIGQHAGGGKAEQIFLRGFDIDHGTDIAINVDGVPVNMVSHGHGQGYADLHFLEPETVGNIDFDKGSYFANKGNLATAGYVDFTTKDRIKHDEIAIEIGQFNTQRIRGMFNLLASDKESLYFSGSYLQTDSYFDSPQNFNRTNLFSKYTLYNESSKLSFSVFHFDSKWNASGQIPQRAVDQGLIGRFGAIDDTEGGNTSRSILNFKHEKQLSENSSLKTNAYISLYDFELYSNFTFFLEDPINGDQIRQKENRSTFGLNTEFEKRTSIKNTPFNYQLGIGLRQDKVDDIELSHTANRVTTLQNIMLGDVNETNLSGYGNSEFKFDKLIVNAGLRYDYFKFDYYDKLNPTYSNEAVNKGILSPKLNFLYKHNDKLQLFLKSGKGFHSNDTRVNVVNGGRKTLPASYGSDLGFIWKPTPKLIFNSAVWYLFLEQEFVYVGDAGIVEPSGKTARKGIDFGLRYQFTDWLFLNADYTYTDAKSTEEQNGNDYIPLAPKNTFMGSLSVIKNRFSGSFKSRYLGDRPANEDYSLTAKGYFVSDLNLNYTFKNFTAGILIENIFNTKWNETQFETESQLQSESASVTEIHFTPGTPFNFRAVLSYKF from the coding sequence ATGAAATACTTTTACACCTTACTTGTTGTAATTTTATCAACATTAGTTCAAGCACAAACTTCTAAAGGAAAAATAATAAATTCTGAAGGAATTGCTATTTCTGATGTATATGTTCAAAACATCCAAAATAAATCGCATGCACATTCAAATTATAAAGGTGAATTTAATTTAGAAAACTCAAAAATTGGTGATAGTATTAGTATTTCTCATAAAAATTTTGACGAAAAACGAACTGTTATCATTGAAGCTGGAATTTATACTTTAATTCCAAAAGCTGTCAGTTTGAAAGAAGTGGTTATTACAAATGAATTGAATCATTTACACGAAATTTCAAAAATAGATTTAAAAACAAATCCAGTAAATTCACCACAAGAATTATTGCGAATTGTTCCAGGTTTATTCATAGGACAACATGCTGGTGGCGGAAAAGCTGAACAAATTTTTTTACGAGGTTTTGACATTGATCACGGTACCGATATTGCTATCAATGTTGACGGAGTTCCTGTAAATATGGTTTCCCATGGACATGGTCAAGGGTATGCAGATTTACACTTTTTGGAACCCGAAACTGTTGGTAATATCGATTTTGACAAAGGTTCTTATTTTGCCAATAAAGGAAATTTAGCCACTGCAGGTTATGTTGATTTCACTACAAAAGACCGAATCAAACACGATGAAATAGCAATAGAAATTGGGCAATTTAACACACAACGTATTCGAGGAATGTTCAATTTATTAGCATCAGACAAAGAAAGTTTGTATTTTTCTGGTTCTTATTTACAAACCGATAGTTACTTTGATTCTCCACAAAATTTTAATCGTACCAATCTTTTTTCAAAATATACATTGTATAACGAATCTTCGAAACTATCTTTTTCGGTATTTCACTTTGATAGCAAATGGAATGCATCGGGGCAAATTCCACAAAGAGCAGTGGACCAAGGATTAATTGGAAGATTTGGAGCCATTGATGATACCGAAGGCGGTAATACTAGTCGTAGCATTTTAAATTTCAAACACGAAAAACAATTGTCTGAAAATTCAAGTTTGAAAACCAATGCTTATATTTCTTTGTATGATTTTGAATTGTATTCGAATTTTACTTTTTTCTTAGAAGATCCGATAAATGGTGACCAAATTAGACAAAAAGAAAACCGATCAACCTTCGGATTAAATACTGAATTTGAAAAGCGTACTTCAATCAAAAACACACCTTTTAACTATCAATTAGGAATTGGTTTACGACAAGATAAAGTGGATGATATTGAACTTTCTCATACTGCCAATCGAGTTACAACACTGCAAAACATTATGCTTGGTGATGTTAATGAAACCAATTTATCAGGTTATGGAAATTCAGAATTCAAATTCGATAAACTAATTGTAAATGCTGGACTTCGTTATGATTATTTTAAGTTTGATTACTATGACAAATTGAATCCAACATATTCTAATGAAGCGGTGAACAAAGGGATTTTAAGTCCAAAATTAAATTTCCTCTATAAACACAATGACAAACTTCAACTGTTTTTAAAATCCGGAAAAGGTTTTCACAGTAACGATACTCGTGTAAATGTGGTTAATGGTGGTCGAAAAACATTACCCGCTTCATATGGTTCTGACTTAGGTTTTATATGGAAACCAACACCTAAATTAATTTTCAATTCAGCCGTTTGGTATTTGTTTTTGGAACAAGAATTTGTTTACGTTGGCGATGCAGGAATAGTTGAACCAAGTGGAAAAACAGCTAGAAAAGGAATAGATTTTGGTTTGCGTTATCAGTTTACAGATTGGTTGTTCTTAAATGCAGATTACACCTACACTGATGCCAAAAGCACAGAAGAACAAAATGGAAATGATTATATTCCGTTAGCACCAAAAAATACTTTTATGGGAAGTTTAAGTGTAATTAAAAATCGCTTTTCGGGTTCATTTAAAAGTCGTTACTTAGGCGATAGACCTGCGAATGAAGATTATTCCTTAACCGCAAAAGGTTATTTTGTTTCTGATTTGAATTTGAATTACACGTTTAAAAATTTCACTGCCGGAATATTAATTGAAAACATTTTTAATACTAAATGGAACGAAACTCAATTTGAAACCGAATCGCAACTGCAAAGTGAAAGTGCTTCTGTTACCGAAATTCATTTTACACCAGGAACGCCATTTAATTTTAGAGCGGTTTTGAGTTATAAATTTTAA
- a CDS encoding 6-phosphogluconate dehydrogenase yields the protein MNTARKILVYFILTVTLALVGYTLFIYNFTLSDGVRSGVLSKFSNKGVIFKTWEGELNEGFGATRFFPFSVQDNEEKVIEDLKKYQGQYVKLEYKERIKTLPWWGDTHYFIVKVTPEQSPYFNNK from the coding sequence ATGAACACAGCAAGAAAAATTTTGGTTTACTTCATTTTAACAGTAACCCTTGCATTAGTAGGCTACACCTTATTTATTTACAATTTCACTTTGAGTGATGGCGTAAGAAGCGGTGTTTTATCGAAATTTAGTAACAAAGGGGTGATTTTTAAAACCTGGGAAGGCGAACTAAATGAAGGTTTTGGCGCCACACGCTTTTTTCCATTTTCAGTACAAGATAATGAAGAAAAAGTGATTGAAGATTTGAAAAAATACCAAGGTCAATATGTGAAATTAGAATACAAAGAGCGCATAAAAACACTACCTTGGTGGGGCGATACACATTATTTTATTGTGAAAGTTACACCAGAGCAATCACCATACTTTAATAACAAATAG
- the rmuC gene encoding DNA recombination protein RmuC, with product MPESMLILVTFIVALAIGIFLGKLLFTAKSQSEKSGLEERINGFLGQIDQLKIQFQTEKIQFEKSLLQLSSEKENLQKEKESLAIQLAKKENDFENLWERNKEQKQEVEQLQEKFTKEFENLANKILEEKTVKFTEQNKENLKNILSPLQDRIQLFEKKVEDTHKESIDYHAALRQQILGLREMNEQMSKETINLTKALKGDSKMQGNWGELVLERVLEKSGLEKDREYFVQQSHTTEDGNRVFPDVIINLPDGKKMIIDSKVTLTAYERYINEEDDNLKNQHLKEHVVSINRHVEQLGNKNYQDLYHMESPDFVLLFIPIESAFAIALNEDTTLYNKAFEKNIVIVTPSTLLATLRTIDSMWTNQKQQENAIEIARQAGALYDKFEGFVGDLIKIGKKMDEAKIEYGNAMNKLVDGKGNLITSVEKLKKMGAKAKKALPESVLKRAENEENLLTEENN from the coding sequence ATGCCAGAATCAATGCTTATTTTAGTTACGTTTATTGTTGCACTTGCCATTGGAATTTTCCTTGGAAAGTTGCTATTTACTGCCAAATCACAATCTGAAAAATCAGGCTTAGAAGAACGAATCAATGGTTTTTTAGGTCAAATAGACCAATTGAAAATCCAGTTTCAAACCGAAAAAATTCAGTTTGAAAAATCGCTTTTACAGCTTTCTTCCGAAAAAGAAAACCTTCAGAAAGAAAAAGAATCGTTAGCCATTCAATTGGCAAAAAAAGAAAATGATTTTGAAAATCTTTGGGAACGCAATAAAGAACAAAAACAAGAAGTAGAACAACTTCAAGAGAAATTTACCAAAGAATTCGAAAATTTAGCCAATAAAATTTTAGAAGAAAAAACCGTAAAATTCACCGAGCAAAACAAAGAAAATCTGAAAAATATTCTTTCTCCTTTGCAAGATAGAATTCAACTTTTTGAAAAGAAAGTCGAAGACACCCATAAAGAAAGTATCGATTATCACGCAGCGTTACGTCAACAAATTTTGGGACTTCGTGAAATGAACGAGCAAATGAGTAAGGAAACCATCAATTTAACCAAAGCCTTAAAAGGCGATAGCAAAATGCAAGGAAATTGGGGTGAATTGGTGTTAGAACGCGTTTTAGAAAAATCAGGATTAGAAAAAGATAGAGAATATTTCGTTCAACAAAGTCACACTACCGAAGATGGAAATCGTGTTTTTCCAGACGTTATAATCAATCTTCCAGATGGTAAAAAAATGATTATCGATTCAAAAGTAACGCTTACAGCATATGAACGCTACATTAATGAAGAAGATGATAACCTAAAAAATCAGCATTTAAAAGAACACGTGGTTTCAATTAATCGCCATGTGGAACAATTGGGCAACAAAAATTATCAGGATTTATACCATATGGAAAGTCCCGATTTTGTCTTGTTGTTTATCCCTATTGAATCGGCTTTTGCTATTGCTTTAAATGAAGATACAACCTTGTACAACAAAGCTTTTGAGAAGAATATTGTAATTGTTACGCCTTCTACGCTATTGGCTACTTTACGCACGATTGATAGCATGTGGACGAATCAAAAACAGCAAGAAAATGCGATTGAAATTGCACGTCAAGCCGGTGCTTTGTATGATAAATTTGAAGGATTTGTTGGCGATTTAATTAAAATTGGTAAAAAAATGGACGAAGCCAAAATTGAATATGGTAACGCCATGAACAAATTAGTTGACGGAAAAGGAAACCTAATAACAAGTGTTGAAAAATTAAAGAAAATGGGTGCTAAAGCCAAAAAAGCATTACCCGAATCGGTTTTAAAAAGAGCCGAAAACGAAGAAAATTTACTAACCGAAGAAAATAACTAA
- a CDS encoding class I SAM-dependent methyltransferase, which translates to MEAKDYININKETWNNKVDVHIDSDFYDMEGFLNGKSTLNAIELELLGDVKGKKILHLQCHFGQDTMTFSRMGAKATGVDLSDKAIDRAREINKKLNLDATFVCCDIYDAPNHLDEKFDIVFTSYGTIGWFPNLDKWAKVISHFLKPGGKFVMADFHPVVWMFDNDFKEVFYNYFNTEEIVEDESGTYADRYAEIAAQTVTWNHPTSELLNALITNNLELNCYNEFDYSPYNCFNQTEEFESNKFRIKHLENKIPMVYSLSATKK; encoded by the coding sequence ATGGAAGCTAAAGATTATATCAACATCAATAAAGAAACTTGGAACAACAAAGTCGATGTACACATTGACTCTGATTTTTATGATATGGAAGGTTTTCTGAACGGAAAATCAACCTTAAATGCTATAGAATTAGAGTTACTTGGTGACGTAAAAGGAAAAAAGATTTTACATTTACAATGTCATTTTGGTCAAGACACCATGACTTTTTCGAGAATGGGTGCGAAAGCTACTGGTGTCGATTTATCAGACAAAGCCATTGATAGAGCTAGAGAAATCAATAAAAAATTAAATTTAGATGCTACTTTTGTTTGCTGTGATATTTATGACGCACCCAATCATTTAGATGAAAAATTTGATATTGTTTTTACCAGTTATGGTACGATTGGTTGGTTTCCAAATTTAGACAAATGGGCTAAGGTCATCTCGCATTTTTTAAAACCCGGTGGAAAATTTGTCATGGCCGATTTTCATCCAGTAGTTTGGATGTTTGATAACGATTTCAAAGAAGTGTTTTATAATTATTTCAATACTGAAGAAATTGTTGAAGATGAATCGGGCACATATGCCGATCGATATGCAGAAATTGCAGCACAAACGGTTACTTGGAATCACCCCACTTCAGAACTTTTAAATGCGTTGATTACAAACAATTTGGAATTAAATTGTTATAACGAATTTGATTATTCTCCATACAATTGTTTCAATCAAACTGAAGAATTTGAATCCAATAAATTCCGAATTAAACATTTGGAAAACAAAATTCCAATGGTGTATTCACTTTCGGCAACTAAAAAATAA
- the trmD gene encoding tRNA (guanosine(37)-N1)-methyltransferase TrmD produces the protein MRIDIITVLPELMRSPFEASIMKRAIEKGLVEVHFHNLRDYTTNKQRSVDDYQFGGGAGMVMSVQPIDACISKLKNERTYDEIIYMTPDGETLNQKMANSISMYENILILCGHYKGVDQRVRDMHITREISIGDYVLSGGEIGAIVFCDAIIRLIPGVLSDETSALTDSFQDNLLSPPIYTRPADYNGLKVPEVLLSGNFAKIEKWREDMAYEHTKNRRPDLLED, from the coding sequence ATGCGAATTGATATTATTACAGTTTTACCCGAATTAATGCGAAGTCCGTTTGAAGCTTCCATTATGAAACGTGCCATTGAAAAAGGTTTGGTCGAAGTTCATTTTCACAATTTAAGAGATTACACTACAAACAAACAAAGAAGTGTAGACGATTATCAGTTTGGTGGCGGTGCCGGAATGGTGATGTCTGTACAACCCATTGACGCCTGTATTTCAAAACTAAAAAACGAAAGAACCTACGACGAAATTATTTATATGACGCCGGATGGAGAAACCTTAAACCAAAAAATGGCCAACTCGATTTCGATGTATGAAAATATATTGATTTTGTGTGGTCATTATAAAGGGGTAGACCAAAGAGTACGTGATATGCACATTACCCGAGAAATTTCAATTGGAGATTATGTATTGAGCGGTGGCGAAATTGGTGCTATTGTGTTTTGCGATGCCATTATCCGATTGATTCCGGGTGTATTGAGTGATGAAACTTCGGCATTGACCGATAGCTTTCAAGATAATTTATTGTCACCTCCCATTTACACTCGTCCAGCCGACTATAACGGATTAAAAGTACCCGAAGTTTTATTAAGTGGAAATTTCGCTAAAATTGAAAAATGGCGTGAAGATATGGCGTATGAGCATACCAAAAACAGAAGACCTGATTTGCTGGAGGATTAG